The Ignavibacteriota bacterium region GCAAATGTTTTTGCCGATGCATTCCCCACAATGATTAAAATTTGGGAATCATGGAGTATGAGTCAAGGTGAAATGAGCCGAAGGACCGCAAAAGCAATTCAAACCATGAAAGAGACAAATGAAATTATGCAAAGTACAGCAGAAGGTCGCAGAACAAATGAATGGCATCAAAAATTAACAGGAATGACTCTTCAAGGAAATTGGGTAATTGAGAACAATAATACAAAAGAACGGCGGCAAGTAACTTCAGAGCAGCTTAATAAAATTATGGAAGCCGAACCCGGAGTATGGCGTTCGTTATCAGCTTCCGAAATAAAGCCTTAATTAATTTCGATATTCGCTTAATAAGAATTGTAATGCATTTCAATTGGATATAAATACAAAATGAAAAATCTTTTAATTGAGTTAAATAAACGCAAATTTCGTAAATGGACGACTATCTATATAAGCACTTCAATTACAATAATTGGCGTTGCAAATGTTTTTAGCGGAAGATATAATTGGCCGACATATATTTTTGATATTCTTGTAATTGCACTTTTGTTTGGATTTGCTAGCACTCTCATTATCATTTGGTTCCATGGTGAATCAAAGAATCAAAAAATTAATTTCTCTGAAATTTTTATTCATACAATAATAATAGCCGGATTGTTAAGCGCAATATTTTTTAGTGTTGATTTTGGCACAAAGAAGGCGGGAAATTTAAATAAAAAAACTATTGCCGTACTTCCCTTTTCTGATTTTAATGAAACGAAAGAAAACGAATTTTTTGCCGATGGAATAACGGATGACATTTTAACCCAGCTTTCCAAAATTTCAGAATTGAAAGTCATATCCAGAACTTCGGTTATGAAATATAAAAATTCAAAAATGAATTTAGAGGATATTGCAAGAGAATTGGGAGCAGGATCAATACTTGAAGGAAGTGTAAGAACTTCGGGAAATAAAATTAGAATTGTGAGTCAATTAATTGATGCATCGAATGATACACATTTATGGTCTGAAACTTATGATAGAGAACTGAATGATATATTTAATATACAGTCTGAAATTTCTGAAAAAATTGCAGAAGCTCTAAACTCCAAACTTCTGCCGCTTGAAAAAGAAATTATCGAATCTCAATACACTGAAAATTTTGACGCATATCTTTATTATTCAAAAGGCAGGCATGAATATTTCAATTACTCGATGGAGGAAAACGAAAAAGCGATAGAGTTTTTTAATAAGGCAATTAAGATAGATTCAAACTACGCGTTGGCAATTGCCGGTTTAGCAGAAGCAATTGAGCAAAAAGTTTTAAAGTACAACGGCAACGTAGAATTGTATGATTCCGCAATGAACTTAAGTAAAAAAGCATTGAAAATTAATCCGAATTTGCCTGAAGCTTATAAATCTTTAGCAACTGCTTTTAACGGTTTGGGAAAGGAAGATCAATCACTGCTTTATTATAGAAAAGCAATAGAATTAAATCCTAATTATTGGGACGCAATTTTAAACTATGGTCAAATATTATTGTCTAAAA contains the following coding sequences:
- a CDS encoding tetratricopeptide repeat protein, encoding MKNLLIELNKRKFRKWTTIYISTSITIIGVANVFSGRYNWPTYIFDILVIALLFGFASTLIIIWFHGESKNQKINFSEIFIHTIIIAGLLSAIFFSVDFGTKKAGNLNKKTIAVLPFSDFNETKENEFFADGITDDILTQLSKISELKVISRTSVMKYKNSKMNLEDIARELGAGSILEGSVRTSGNKIRIVSQLIDASNDTHLWSETYDRELNDIFNIQSEISEKIAEALNSKLLPLEKEIIESQYTENFDAYLYYSKGRHEYFNYSMEENEKAIEFFNKAIKIDSNYALAIAGLAEAIEQKVLKYNGNVELYDSAMNLSKKALKINPNLPEAYKSLATAFNGLGKEDQSLLYYRKAIELNPNYWDAILNYGQILLSKNKFDEAFYWISKAQKLAPDNLIGLISLSIIYKNLNCYSNAIDWATKALNLQPNKTFVSFLNSHLAELYLNTGEFSKARKYFRKTVELDTSWSAYWYLGGKIEISAGNFNKAKTYLDKYLKDSTNYPEYYYAYVLLKNGKTETANNILQKELKSYLEYFQNEKQINNTYYISLAEIYAILNDKEKAFEWWQKGITNDYLDIKRITQFPYFDNLKSDARYFKMLKLMNSKINDLKRKIEIHSPNSIVC